A part of Candidatus Tanganyikabacteria bacterium genomic DNA contains:
- a CDS encoding MBL fold metallo-hydrolase, with the protein MQLGPISLDWLYDADFGLDGGAMFGVVPKIVWQKRYPADDQNFLPLVLRPLLVRGPGFNLLIDAGYGNKLDEKQRKQFRLSRASDPARVVREFGMDPAAITHVVFTHMHPDHGGGATSLGPDGEVRPTFPNARVIIQAREYEAMIRPHLRTKHAYYEANWRPVEEAGLLVQVDGTAEVVPGVTVHLTGGHTQGHQVIVMEGGGVTALHMGDLLPTHAHLNPLWVMAYDDFPMDSIARKSEWLPRARDGNWWLTFYHDAFMLAGRFDADGKAVEAVEAKSMSGQLTT; encoded by the coding sequence ATGCAACTGGGCCCCATTTCCCTGGACTGGCTGTACGATGCCGATTTCGGCCTCGACGGCGGCGCGATGTTCGGCGTAGTCCCCAAGATCGTCTGGCAGAAGCGTTACCCGGCCGACGACCAGAACTTCCTGCCGCTGGTCCTGCGGCCCCTCCTGGTGCGCGGTCCCGGCTTCAACCTGCTGATCGACGCCGGCTACGGCAACAAGCTGGACGAGAAGCAACGCAAGCAGTTCCGCCTGTCACGCGCGTCCGATCCGGCGCGCGTCGTTCGCGAGTTCGGGATGGATCCGGCAGCCATCACGCACGTGGTCTTCACCCACATGCACCCCGATCACGGCGGCGGCGCAACCTCGCTGGGCCCCGACGGCGAGGTCCGGCCGACCTTCCCGAACGCCCGCGTGATCATCCAGGCGCGGGAGTACGAGGCGATGATCCGCCCGCACCTGCGCACGAAGCATGCCTACTACGAGGCCAACTGGCGTCCGGTCGAGGAGGCGGGCCTCCTCGTGCAAGTGGACGGCACGGCGGAAGTGGTCCCGGGTGTCACGGTCCACCTGACGGGCGGGCACACGCAGGGCCACCAGGTGATCGTCATGGAAGGAGGCGGCGTGACGGCGTTGCACATGGGCGATCTGCTGCCGACCCATGCTCACCTCAACCCGCTGTGGGTGATGGCGTACGACGATTTCCCCATGGACTCGATCGCCCGGAAGAGCGAGTGGCTCCCCCGCGCCCGCGACGGCAACTGGTGGCTGACCTTCTACCACGACGCCTTCATGCTGGCGGGCCGGTTCGATGCCGACGGCAAGGCCGTGGAAGCGGTCGAGGCGAAATCTATGTCAGGTCAATTGACAACGTAA
- a CDS encoding response regulator transcription factor — MAQAEVAGGVRRVLVAEEDDGVRGLIGPIIAGIGDLDVETVRSGTEALTRARNRPPNLIVCDTELGDLPSGRGTLVRLLRSDGLLGRLPILVVSGHGDLQHKYSAFADGADDFLAHPFDPLELQFRVKALLRRGQWAEAPVCIEMGDMRLDEGRYVVFCGEVEVALTPSEFAILRTLMGRPNQIVRVETLLTAALGYPAGTGNPQVIHTHIKNLRAKLERNPAKPERITSNRRGYQMPVAP, encoded by the coding sequence ATGGCTCAGGCAGAGGTGGCAGGTGGGGTGCGGCGAGTTCTGGTAGCCGAGGAGGATGACGGCGTTCGGGGCCTGATAGGCCCGATAATCGCCGGCATCGGCGATCTCGACGTCGAGACGGTGCGGTCGGGGACCGAAGCGCTCACGCGGGCGCGCAACCGACCGCCGAATCTGATCGTCTGCGATACCGAACTCGGCGACCTGCCCAGCGGCCGGGGCACCCTGGTCCGCCTCCTGCGATCCGACGGCCTGCTGGGCCGGTTGCCGATCCTGGTGGTGTCGGGCCACGGCGATCTCCAGCACAAGTACTCCGCCTTCGCGGACGGGGCCGACGATTTCCTGGCTCACCCCTTCGATCCGCTGGAACTGCAGTTCAGGGTCAAGGCCCTGCTGCGGCGCGGCCAGTGGGCCGAGGCGCCGGTGTGCATCGAGATGGGCGACATGCGCCTCGACGAGGGCCGCTACGTGGTGTTCTGCGGCGAGGTCGAGGTGGCGCTCACGCCGTCGGAGTTCGCCATCCTGCGCACGCTGATGGGCAGACCCAACCAGATCGTACGCGTCGAGACCCTCTTGACCGCGGCCCTCGGCTACCCGGCCGGCACCGGCAACCCGCAGGTCATCCACACCCACATCAAGAATCTGCGAGCCAAGCTGGAACGCAACCCCGCCAAGCCCGAGCGCATCACGTCCAACCGCCGGGGCTACCAGATGCCCGTTGCGCCCTGA
- a CDS encoding HAMP domain-containing histidine kinase yields MDPSPLAALARVTAHLESLEKLVAERVLELEAANLELKAARDELAVAHQEALRLSRLKDEFVAIASHELRTPLTAIKGFAVLLEDDQATREEIQEAARVISAQTDRLIRILDDMLDVARIEAGTLPVNISDAGMGEIFARAVEMVRRKYGDRPVRITGADVIICSDAGKLEQIILNLLDNACKYGPPDSPVSVVARALADGVAVEVHNDGPGLTREEQEALFEKFRRLERTRGEAEGTGLGLYITRNLVELLGGAIVVDSAPGTGVTFSFRLPNLPSPEPAIPD; encoded by the coding sequence ATGGATCCCTCTCCGCTGGCAGCCCTGGCCCGCGTCACGGCTCATCTCGAAAGCCTCGAGAAGCTGGTCGCCGAGCGCGTCCTCGAACTGGAAGCCGCAAACCTGGAGCTGAAGGCCGCCCGGGACGAACTGGCGGTCGCCCACCAGGAGGCCCTGCGCCTGTCGCGCCTCAAGGACGAGTTCGTCGCCATCGCCTCGCACGAACTGCGCACGCCCCTCACCGCCATCAAGGGGTTCGCCGTCCTGCTGGAGGACGACCAGGCGACCCGGGAAGAAATCCAGGAAGCCGCGCGCGTCATCTCCGCCCAGACAGACCGGCTGATCCGCATCCTGGACGACATGCTGGACGTGGCGCGCATCGAGGCCGGCACACTCCCGGTAAACATCTCGGATGCCGGTATGGGCGAGATATTCGCCCGCGCCGTCGAGATGGTGCGGCGCAAGTACGGCGACCGGCCCGTGCGCATCACGGGCGCCGACGTCATCATCTGCTCGGACGCCGGCAAGCTGGAGCAGATCATCCTCAACCTCCTGGACAACGCCTGCAAGTACGGCCCGCCGGACTCCCCGGTCTCGGTGGTGGCGCGGGCGCTCGCGGACGGGGTGGCCGTCGAGGTGCACAACGACGGGCCCGGGCTTACCCGGGAGGAGCAGGAGGCCCTCTTCGAGAAGTTCCGGCGCCTCGAGCGCACCAGAGGCGAGGCCGAGGGGACAGGCCTCGGCCTCTACATCACCCGCAACCTGGTTGAACTGCTCGGGGGCGCCATCGTGGTGGACAGCGCCCCCGGAACGGGCGTGACCTTCAGCTTCAGGCTGCCGAACTTGCCGTCGCCTGAGCCAGCAATCCCTGATTGA
- a CDS encoding DnaJ domain-containing protein, protein MPVGSRDFYEVLGVGRSASEDEIRSAYRKLAKQWHPDRHQGKDKAKAEAKIKEINEAYEVLGDPEKRAKYDRFGPLFSQMGGAGGAYGPGGARSRTGPFGGTEGFEDMFRGGGPFGGMGGAAGGSGGTGGTGGFGSILEDLFEELFRKEQPGGRAGARARPPAAEAEVELAVEDAHHGGRKRLTVSQPSTCPVCNGDRLVRNQLCASCGGLGFKTQDRTIEANFPAGVRDGTRLKVGDLSLTVRLKKHPVFGVEGDDLHLELPVAPHEAALGAEVEVPTLDGMVRVNVPAGTSSGKTLRLRGKGLARRDGSRGDLYARVMIVLDGGPSEAERRLYQELAATSRVHPRDDLYRKAKAATTER, encoded by the coding sequence ATGCCCGTCGGATCGCGCGACTTCTACGAGGTGCTCGGCGTCGGCCGCAGCGCATCGGAAGACGAGATTCGCTCGGCCTACCGCAAGCTCGCCAAGCAGTGGCATCCCGATCGCCACCAGGGCAAGGACAAGGCCAAGGCCGAGGCGAAGATCAAGGAGATCAACGAGGCCTACGAGGTTCTCGGCGATCCCGAGAAGCGGGCCAAGTACGACCGTTTCGGGCCGCTATTCTCGCAGATGGGCGGCGCGGGCGGCGCGTACGGGCCGGGCGGCGCCCGGTCGCGTACCGGACCGTTCGGCGGGACCGAGGGCTTCGAGGACATGTTCCGCGGCGGCGGGCCGTTCGGCGGAATGGGCGGCGCCGCCGGGGGATCCGGCGGCACCGGCGGCACCGGCGGCTTCGGCAGCATCCTCGAGGATCTCTTCGAGGAGCTATTCCGCAAGGAGCAGCCGGGCGGGCGGGCCGGCGCCCGCGCGCGCCCGCCCGCCGCGGAGGCCGAGGTGGAACTCGCGGTGGAGGACGCTCACCATGGCGGCCGCAAGCGCCTGACCGTGAGCCAGCCGTCCACCTGCCCGGTCTGCAACGGCGATCGCCTGGTCCGCAACCAGCTCTGCGCTTCCTGCGGGGGCCTGGGCTTCAAGACCCAGGATCGCACGATCGAGGCCAACTTCCCGGCGGGCGTCCGGGACGGCACCCGGCTGAAGGTGGGGGATCTGTCGCTCACCGTGCGGCTCAAGAAGCACCCCGTGTTCGGCGTCGAGGGCGACGATCTGCACCTGGAGCTGCCCGTGGCCCCGCACGAAGCCGCTCTGGGCGCCGAGGTCGAGGTGCCGACCCTCGACGGGATGGTCCGCGTCAACGTGCCGGCGGGCACCAGTTCGGGCAAGACGTTGCGGCTGCGCGGGAAGGGCCTGGCCCGCCGGGACGGCAGCCGCGGGGACCTGTATGCCCGGGTCATGATCGTCCTTGACGGCGGGCCCAGCGAGGCCGAGCGGCGGCTTTACCAGGAACTCGCCGCGACGAGCCGCGTTCATCCCCGGGACGACCTCTACCGCAAGGCCAAGGCCGCAACGACCGAACGTTAG
- a CDS encoding GTPase translates to MNTTRVLILGAAGRDFHNFNLVYRHDPRYEVVGFTAAQIPDIAGRRYPAELAGPHYPQGIPIFEESGVARLIPELGVQEAVFAYSDVSHAHVMHLASTVLAAGADFRLIGPDRAMLASSKPVVSVCAVRTGSGKSQTTRRVAQILRAAGLRVGVVRHPMPYGDLVRQEVQRFASEDDLKLQNCTIEEREEYEPHIANGTVVYAGVDYEKILRRVEAEADVVVWDGGNNDFPFFRPDVEIVVVDPHRAGHEVAYHPGETNLRRARAIVINKIDTARPEDVETVRRNIRAANPGAIVVDAASPLFVDGWEQIAGKRVLVIEDGPTLTHGEMQYGAGIVAASRFGAADLADPRPHAVGTIRDTFEKYSHMGRLLPAMGYGDAQIRDLEATIRDTPCDLVLAATPIDFASLVKVDVPILRVRYELQELGAPTLEDVLAPVVNQGLLAQATASSAA, encoded by the coding sequence ATGAACACGACCAGAGTCCTGATCCTCGGCGCCGCAGGGCGCGACTTCCACAACTTCAACCTGGTGTACCGCCACGATCCCCGCTACGAGGTCGTCGGCTTCACCGCGGCGCAAATCCCCGACATCGCCGGCCGCCGCTATCCGGCCGAACTTGCCGGCCCCCACTATCCGCAGGGCATCCCGATCTTCGAGGAGTCCGGCGTGGCGCGGCTCATCCCCGAACTCGGCGTCCAGGAAGCGGTGTTCGCCTACAGCGACGTCTCCCACGCGCACGTCATGCACCTGGCGAGCACGGTCCTGGCCGCCGGCGCGGACTTCCGGCTGATCGGCCCGGATCGGGCGATGCTTGCCTCGAGCAAGCCGGTCGTATCCGTATGCGCCGTGCGCACCGGCTCCGGCAAGAGCCAGACCACGCGCCGCGTCGCCCAGATCCTGCGGGCCGCCGGCCTGCGGGTGGGCGTGGTCCGGCACCCCATGCCATACGGCGATCTGGTCCGCCAGGAGGTGCAACGCTTCGCGAGCGAGGATGATCTCAAGCTGCAAAACTGCACCATCGAGGAGCGCGAAGAGTACGAGCCTCACATCGCAAACGGCACCGTGGTGTACGCCGGCGTGGACTACGAGAAGATCCTGCGCCGTGTCGAGGCCGAGGCCGACGTGGTCGTCTGGGACGGCGGCAACAACGACTTCCCGTTCTTTCGCCCGGACGTGGAAATCGTGGTCGTGGATCCGCACCGCGCCGGCCACGAGGTGGCCTATCACCCCGGCGAGACCAACCTCCGCCGGGCGCGGGCCATCGTCATCAACAAGATCGACACCGCGCGGCCGGAAGACGTGGAGACGGTGCGGCGCAACATCCGCGCCGCCAACCCCGGCGCGATCGTCGTGGACGCGGCGTCACCCCTGTTCGTGGACGGCTGGGAGCAGATCGCCGGCAAGCGCGTGCTGGTCATCGAGGACGGCCCGACCCTGACCCACGGCGAGATGCAGTACGGCGCGGGCATCGTGGCGGCCTCGCGCTTCGGCGCCGCCGACCTCGCCGATCCGCGGCCCCATGCGGTCGGGACCATCAGGGACACGTTCGAGAAGTACTCCCACATGGGCCGGTTGCTGCCCGCAATGGGCTACGGCGACGCGCAAATCCGCGACCTCGAAGCCACGATCCGCGACACCCCGTGCGACCTGGTCCTCGCGGCCACCCCGATCGACTTCGCCAGCCTGGTCAAGGTGGACGTGCCCATCCTGCGCGTCCGCTACGAGTTGCAGGAACTCGGCGCCCCGACCCTGGAAGACGTCCTGGCGCCGGTGGTCAATCAGGGATTGCTGGCTCAGGCGACGGCAAGTTCGGCAGCCTGA